The Merismopedia glauca CCAP 1448/3 genomic sequence ATCCTTTAGAACAGTTAGATACTTGGAATTCCTTTACTCGCAGAACTACGCGCCAAAGCTTGGAAAATCTGATGTTAAAACCCACAGGCGACGTTTTTTGAAGATAAAGCCCTAGAACCTTGATTACGCAAAGTGTTGCTGAAAATAACGGAAATACTTGCTACATAACCTGAGTTCGGGTTAAGCGGATGCAGGTAAAAGCCAGTCAAGACGGAGGCTAGGCTTTTTCGGCTGATGACAATAAGCAATCAATCCACACAGTAGGTTCACACAAAAATTCACGGGTGAGCGATGTCTAGAATGTTCTATTTGAGAGATGTTCTTGAGTTGGTCATTAATGGTTTCGATAAGAGAACGCTTACGGGATAGTAGCTTGTCATGCAAGCACATCAGTTTATTTTTCATGTTGCGTTTCGGTTTGGCAAAAAACTCTATGCCCAATTCTGTGGGAAGTTGCTCAGCTAGTTTTTGGGAGACATAACCCCTATCAGCCAAAATTTTGCCCGAAAGACCTCTGAGTAGTTGAGGTACGGGGTGACGGTCATCCACGTTCCCAGGGGTGAGAGTGACATTTAATAGTTGTTTTTGCCACTGCTGTTCAAATTGAGTACAAAAATCATCTACATGACCAAATAATGCTTCTAAACTAAACATAGGACAGGCGATCTGAATGTTGTGTTAATTTCAGCTTACACCTGTCCTTTTTCTTATCCCGAACTCAGGTTACATATTAACCCTCTGTAGGGGCGCAATGCCTTGCGCCCCTTCCAGGATTGATCGCATTTTCAAGGTGAATTGGTATCAGGTTCAGCTTTTCGTTTCCAAGTATCTAGACTCTAGTGAAACAGTCGTCCTTATCGGTTAGTTGGGCTTTGAAACTCTGGCAAATTTTTGCTAGACCACAGAAGGGTTCAAAGTCTGCCTAAAGATAGAGAAAGCACTTGCCTGTGCCATCTAGACTGTAAAAGTCATGGAGATAAATTTGCCACTGACCTGTGAGATTGAATTTTAGCTTACAGGTGGGCATTATAACCAATCTCAACCCCACACTCACTACACAGAAAAGGCAATTTCATGACTGAGCAACAGCGTGTCAATGATAGTGCGAAAAATCAAGATTTAGACCAATATCGAGTTAGTGCTGGTGAAGATCTCACTACCAATCAAGGCGTGCGGGTTAGCGATACCGATAATTCACTCAAAATCGGTTCCCGTGGACCTTCGCTGCGGGATGATTTTCACTTTCAAGAAAAACTCACGCACTTTGATCGCGAACGCATTCCCGAACGAGTAGTTCACGCACGGGGTTCTGGCGCTCACGGATATTTCCAGGCCTATGAATCGATGGCGGAATATACCAAAGCCAAATTCTTGCAAGATCCGTCAGTGCAAACGCCCGTATTCGTTCGTTTTTCCACAGTAGTTGGATTTCGCGGCTCTGCGGACACCGTGCGCGACGTGCGGGGCTTTGCCATTAAGTTCTACACAGAAGACGGGAACTACGACATGGTTGGCAACAACATTCCTGTTTTCTTTATCCAAGACGCAATTAAGTTCCCCGATCTCGTTCATGCGATTAAACCGGAACCGCATAACGAAATGCCGCAAGCGGCGGCAGCACACGACAATTTTTGGGATTTTATTTCCCTTACTCCTGAAGCAATGCACATGATTATGTGGGTGTTAAGCGATCGCGCTTTGCCTCGCAGTTTTCGCATGATGCAAGGCTTTGGCATTCACACCTTCCGGTTTGTCAACGACCAAGGGAAATCTCGCTTTGTCAAATTCCACTGGAAACCTATGCTGGGCGTTCATTCAATGGTATTTGATGAAACCCAAAAAATTGGAGGCAAAGACCCAGATTTCAATCGTCGGGATTTGTGGGAATCCATTGAGAAGGGTAATTTCCCCGAATACGAACTAGGCGTACAAATTATTGCTGAAGAAGACGAGTACAAATTTGACTTCGATATTCTCGATCCGACTAAGTTAATCCCTGAAGAACTCGTTCCAGTGCGTCCAATTGGGAAAATGGTTCTCAACCGCAATCCCGATAATTTCTTTGCCGAAACCGAACAAGTGGCATTTCAACCGAGCAATGTCGTTCCTGGTATTGACTTCAGTGACGATCCATTGTTGCAAGGTCGATTGATGTCCTATCACGACACCCAACTTCATCGTTTAGGCAGTCCCAATTTCACAGAATTACCGATTAATAAATCTCTGTGTCCGTTCCACAACAACCAACGGGATGGACGAATGCAGATGCGGATTCCTACTAGCACCGTCAACTACTATCCCAATTCCCTTGGTGGCGGACAGCCTGCGCCTTCTGAAACCGAAGGTTACGTGCATTATCCAGAGCGCGTTGAAGGACAAAAGGTACGCGAACGCAGCCCTAGTTTCAAAGACCATTTCACCCAAGCAACTTTGTTTTTCAATAGCCTTTCCATGCCAGAGAAAGAGCATATAGTCCAAGCGGCTCATTTCGAGTTGGGCAAAGTGGAAGATAAAGGCGTGCGAGAGCGCATGGTGAATTTATTCAATCATGTAGACCATGAATTAGCTAAAAAAGTCGCAATGGGTATCGGTATCCCCGCACCGACACAATCGGTAAGCGAAAATCATGGCAAAAGTTCGGCTGCCATTAGTCAGGAAAACACCACCAAGACAGCTAAAGGTCGCAAAGTGGCAATTCTAGCCGCAGATGGGGTTAATGGCGAACAGGTAATGGCAATTAAAACAGCGTTGCAAGAAGCTGGAGTTCAAGCAGAGATTGTATCGAAGTTCAAAGGTATGATTAAGAGCGCAGACGGTCAAGAAATGATGGTTGATAAAACCTTCTTGACCAGTGCCTCGGTGCTGTTTGATGCGATCTATGTTCCTGGCGGCGCTCAAAGCAGCGAAGCTTTGCGGATGCAGGGAGATGCGATTCACTTTATCAACGAAGCGTTTAAACACTGCAAGCCAATTGCCGCGATCGCAGAGGGAGTTGAGTTGCTGAAAACCTCTGATATCAAAGGGGTGAAGCTCTCAGATAGTTCAATGCAAAACGATGGAGGGGTCGTAACGGCAAAAACTCAATCCGATCTCAATGGGTTTGCTAAATCGTTCATTGAGGCGATCGCCCAACATCGTTTCTGGATGCGGGAAGAGAAAGAAAAAGTGCCTGCATGATCGGTTTCATCCTTTTTAACTTATTGTGGAGCTAGAAAAAATGCTCAGGTCATTGACCTGAGCATCGCATTTAACCAAATTGAAATCGATAACTAGGGAGCTAGAGATTAGTATTTTGGCGGTTAAAACCGTAGCTACACAGACAAAACCCGCCTGCGCGGGTTAAATTAATTAGTCCGCGTAGGCGGACTTTGTTCGTATAGCTGCGACTTCAGTCGCTAGGCTGGCTAAGGAGCTAGAGCATTTCCCCGCAATAGGCTACCAATAGTTTTAGCTGTAATCTTCATCTGGATCAGAGGATTAGCAGGAACCACTGTTTTGTACAAATAGCTGTCAAAGGTTAGCTTTTGGACATCAATATCAGAACACATTTCTACAAATGCTTCTCTGGTAGCATCAGAACGATAGAAAACGGTTTGCAGGAGATCTAACACCTTGTAGGTCATACCATACTTCTTATCCCAACGTTTAATGTAAACTTTGAGATCTGCTTCTGTCGGGATGCGAGTTCCACCGTTAGAGAATTCGACGATCGCCTCAGCGCACATTCTGGCAGATTTGGCTGCAAAGTAGATGCCTTCACCAGAAGACTTAGTTACAGTTCCGGCAGCATCTCCTACTAAAGCCACTCTACCAACAACGCGGCGAGGTCTGGGATGTTCGGGGATGGGGTGAGCTTCAACTTTGATGATTTCCCCACCTTCAAGCCTAGCGGCGGCTCTCTTTCTGATACCAGCTTGTAACTGCTTGATGATGGCTTTGTTCACCTTCATCGTCCCCGTACCCACCGCTACGTGGTCGTATTTGGGGAATACCCAGGCGTAGAAGTCGGGAGAAACATCATCACCCACATACATCTCAGCTAGGTCTTCATAGTAAGCCATCTTATCTTCAGGGAGGCGAATCCGCTCTTGGAAAGCGATCGCATAATTGTAATCTCCCGCATCAATGGCTTTAGCTACCCGCGAGTTAGCACCATCTGCACCCACTACCACATCTACCTTCAGGATTTTCATCACCCCTGTGGCAGAACCGTCAGAATGATCGGCGTAATGGAGGGTATAGGGGTCTGTATTATTGCTAGGAATATCTAATTGATACATGGTGCCATTGATTAAGTTAGCACCCGATTTGGCTGCGCGATCGCGTAAATATCCATCTAGGATTTCGCGCCGACACATCCCGATATATTCTTCATCTTTTAAAGTTTGACCGATATTGACCTCGACATTGGAAGGCGAAATCATTTTCATCTTCCGCACTCGGCGATCGATAATTTCTGGTGGTAGGTCAAATTCACTCACCATACACAGGGGGATAGCACCACCGCAGGGTTTGGCATTATCCAGCTTCCGCTCGAACAAATAGGTTTCAATCCCAGCTTTTGCTAGCGTTTCAGCAGCAGAGGAACCGGCTGGACCTCCTCCTACAACAGCAACCCTCAGTACCAAAGGTCTTCTCCCAATTGCTTACGGCTACAAAGAGTGATAATATCATGGACTTTCGGTTTCCCTAGGCTTGGGGTTGCTTGTTTTCTATAAAATGTAAAACTGCTTAATATTTCTACAGCTATAGCAAGAGTCAGAAGTGGGAGAGCAATGCTGTTAATGTATCGTTAGACTATGTAACAGTTGGCTTGAGCGGCTGCAAGCAATCTCCACAATGCACTCAGATTCTAGGTAGTCTGCTCCAAGCGAATGGTTAGACGGCTTTCAACGCATTTACACTACTCTAATATCTCTTGAATCGCATTGTATGATGTCTAACGAAAGTTTTCTAAGAGCAACATATTGATTAGCCTCATCTTTCACCAGCCAGTAGTAATCACACAAAACTTTTCCCGAATCACCAACTACTGCAACCATAATTTGGGAATTTTGGGAGTGGGTTTTTCCTACTAAAACTGAGCCACTCCAACTTTTTCTGTCGTTGGAAAAAACTACTTGACTT encodes the following:
- a CDS encoding catalase; the encoded protein is MTEQQRVNDSAKNQDLDQYRVSAGEDLTTNQGVRVSDTDNSLKIGSRGPSLRDDFHFQEKLTHFDRERIPERVVHARGSGAHGYFQAYESMAEYTKAKFLQDPSVQTPVFVRFSTVVGFRGSADTVRDVRGFAIKFYTEDGNYDMVGNNIPVFFIQDAIKFPDLVHAIKPEPHNEMPQAAAAHDNFWDFISLTPEAMHMIMWVLSDRALPRSFRMMQGFGIHTFRFVNDQGKSRFVKFHWKPMLGVHSMVFDETQKIGGKDPDFNRRDLWESIEKGNFPEYELGVQIIAEEDEYKFDFDILDPTKLIPEELVPVRPIGKMVLNRNPDNFFAETEQVAFQPSNVVPGIDFSDDPLLQGRLMSYHDTQLHRLGSPNFTELPINKSLCPFHNNQRDGRMQMRIPTSTVNYYPNSLGGGQPAPSETEGYVHYPERVEGQKVRERSPSFKDHFTQATLFFNSLSMPEKEHIVQAAHFELGKVEDKGVRERMVNLFNHVDHELAKKVAMGIGIPAPTQSVSENHGKSSAAISQENTTKTAKGRKVAILAADGVNGEQVMAIKTALQEAGVQAEIVSKFKGMIKSADGQEMMVDKTFLTSASVLFDAIYVPGGAQSSEALRMQGDAIHFINEAFKHCKPIAAIAEGVELLKTSDIKGVKLSDSSMQNDGGVVTAKTQSDLNGFAKSFIEAIAQHRFWMREEKEKVPA
- the chlP gene encoding geranylgeranyl reductase, which encodes MVLRVAVVGGGPAGSSAAETLAKAGIETYLFERKLDNAKPCGGAIPLCMVSEFDLPPEIIDRRVRKMKMISPSNVEVNIGQTLKDEEYIGMCRREILDGYLRDRAAKSGANLINGTMYQLDIPSNNTDPYTLHYADHSDGSATGVMKILKVDVVVGADGANSRVAKAIDAGDYNYAIAFQERIRLPEDKMAYYEDLAEMYVGDDVSPDFYAWVFPKYDHVAVGTGTMKVNKAIIKQLQAGIRKRAAARLEGGEIIKVEAHPIPEHPRPRRVVGRVALVGDAAGTVTKSSGEGIYFAAKSARMCAEAIVEFSNGGTRIPTEADLKVYIKRWDKKYGMTYKVLDLLQTVFYRSDATREAFVEMCSDIDVQKLTFDSYLYKTVVPANPLIQMKITAKTIGSLLRGNALAP